From a region of the Geitlerinema sp. PCC 9228 genome:
- a CDS encoding DUF1816 domain-containing protein has translation MKEVLISLLNFFGQAWWVEIQTENPRCIYYFGPFLTRRDAEQMHAGYIEDLKNEGASIASLQMKRCQPQKVTVLQEEETEFPSQAGDPQFSTAG, from the coding sequence ATGAAGGAAGTATTGATTAGCCTGCTCAACTTTTTTGGACAAGCCTGGTGGGTAGAAATTCAAACGGAAAATCCCAGGTGCATTTATTATTTTGGTCCTTTTTTAACCCGTAGGGATGCCGAACAAATGCACGCCGGCTACATCGAAGATTTAAAAAATGAAGGTGCCAGCATTGCCTCGCTACAAATGAAACGCTGCCAACCGCAGAAAGTAACGGTTTTGCAGGAGGAAGAAACCGAGTTCCCTAGCCAAGCGGGGGATCCGCAGTTTTCCACCGCTGGCTAG
- a CDS encoding ribonuclease III domain-containing protein encodes MSQDFPTYDGTATSDREHFFDSHIKPEQIQQLSPAALAYLGDAVYELYVRSLYLFPPKQQQLYHQQVVTQVRAETQARYLEILQPFLNEGELEIIRRGRNAATGKPRRLNRKIYQQASSLETLIGYLYLQDRQRLQQLLSQLDFPPIESPADNR; translated from the coding sequence GGGACTGCTACTTCCGATAGGGAGCATTTTTTCGACAGCCATATCAAGCCGGAACAGATCCAGCAGCTTTCCCCGGCTGCTTTGGCGTATCTTGGCGATGCAGTGTACGAACTCTACGTCCGTTCGCTATATCTGTTCCCCCCCAAACAGCAACAACTATATCACCAACAAGTGGTTACCCAGGTACGCGCGGAAACCCAAGCTCGTTATTTAGAAATTCTACAACCTTTTCTCAACGAAGGGGAATTGGAAATTATACGTCGGGGTCGCAACGCCGCCACGGGAAAACCGCGACGCCTCAACCGCAAAATTTACCAACAAGCCAGCAGCCTGGAAACGTTAATTGGCTACCTCTACTTACAAGACCGCCAGCGGCTGCAGCAACTGCTTTCCCAACTTGATTTTCCGCCTATAGAATCACCTGCAGATAACCGTTAA
- the rlmB gene encoding 23S rRNA (guanosine(2251)-2'-O)-methyltransferase RlmB: protein MAASPRHRSKPKSKAKNSAKSHQKATETVASSTDIVFGRHSVLSCLEQGRPLDRIWLVASLQKDSRFQPLLQQAKQQGTVIQKTDPQHLHRLSQGGNHQGIVAQMAAYQYQDLEELVAAAKAATDFPVLVAADGVTDPHNLGAIARTAEAFRTQGVIIPQRRSASVCATVAKVAAGALENLAIARVVNLNRALDWLKEEGFWIYGTAVIGSVPIHEVRFTEPTVLVVGSEGSGISSLTQKRCDTLVSIPLSGKTQSLNVSVATGIALYEIYRQHFGDRL from the coding sequence ATGGCTGCTTCTCCCCGTCATCGTTCTAAACCCAAATCCAAAGCCAAAAACTCCGCAAAATCCCATCAAAAAGCTACAGAAACAGTAGCATCTTCAACAGATATTGTATTTGGACGCCATAGCGTCTTATCTTGTTTGGAACAGGGAAGACCCCTCGATCGGATTTGGCTAGTCGCATCCTTACAAAAAGACAGTCGCTTTCAACCCCTGTTGCAGCAAGCCAAACAGCAGGGAACTGTTATCCAAAAAACCGATCCCCAACACCTGCATCGCCTCAGCCAGGGAGGCAACCATCAGGGAATTGTCGCGCAAATGGCAGCCTATCAATACCAAGATTTGGAAGAGTTAGTCGCTGCCGCCAAAGCCGCTACTGATTTTCCCGTGTTGGTTGCTGCTGATGGCGTTACCGATCCCCACAATCTAGGTGCGATCGCGCGGACAGCGGAAGCTTTCCGAACCCAAGGAGTCATCATTCCCCAACGGCGGTCGGCATCAGTTTGTGCCACAGTAGCCAAAGTAGCAGCAGGCGCGTTAGAAAATTTAGCCATTGCTCGGGTGGTCAATTTAAATCGCGCTTTAGACTGGTTAAAAGAGGAAGGATTTTGGATTTACGGCACGGCAGTGATAGGAAGTGTCCCCATCCATGAAGTACGGTTTACCGAACCTACGGTTTTGGTGGTGGGATCGGAAGGCAGCGGCATCAGTTCGCTGACCCAGAAACGCTGCGATACTCTAGTTTCCATCCCTTTGTCTGGAAAAACCCAGAGTTTGAATGTATCCGTGGCTACCGGAATTGCTCTTTATGAAATTTATCGCCAACATTTTGGGGATCGATTATAG
- a CDS encoding alpha/beta hydrolase: protein MVHTLPVGELYLQQQGSGFPVLCLHGHPGSASAMSVFTHHLSQRFWTLAPDLRGYGRSRQDASFSMSDHLRDLTALLDRLAIERCVVLGWSLGGILALELAWQCPERIGGLILVATAAKPRSNHPPVTWQDLLYTGLAAASNWLQPGKRWHRELLGKRSLYRYLLQQHTELSYRYLARWGISAYLQTSAAARQALSAALHSGYDRLADLSQIQCPALVLAGECDRHITAASSYETAQKLPGSSWQCYPETAHLFPWEIPQQVLTDIDVWFDVYQGELVS, encoded by the coding sequence ATGGTGCATACATTACCGGTTGGAGAATTATATTTACAACAACAGGGAAGCGGATTTCCGGTGCTTTGCTTGCACGGACATCCTGGTTCTGCTAGTGCGATGTCTGTGTTTACCCATCATTTATCCCAACGGTTTTGGACCTTGGCACCGGATTTGCGTGGTTACGGTCGCAGCCGTCAGGATGCATCCTTTTCTATGTCCGACCATTTGCGGGATTTGACCGCATTGCTCGATCGCTTGGCGATCGAACGATGCGTGGTGCTGGGATGGTCCTTGGGAGGGATTTTGGCCTTGGAGTTGGCGTGGCAATGTCCGGAACGTATTGGCGGGTTGATTTTGGTAGCAACGGCGGCCAAACCCCGCAGCAACCATCCGCCGGTTACTTGGCAGGATTTGCTGTATACGGGTCTGGCTGCGGCTAGCAATTGGCTGCAGCCGGGAAAACGCTGGCATCGAGAACTTTTGGGAAAGCGATCGCTTTATCGGTATCTTTTGCAACAGCATACAGAACTAAGTTACCGCTATTTGGCTCGCTGGGGAATTTCGGCGTATTTGCAAACATCGGCGGCAGCGCGCCAAGCACTCTCAGCCGCTTTACACTCGGGATACGATCGCTTGGCAGACCTATCCCAAATTCAATGTCCGGCTTTGGTTTTAGCTGGCGAATGCGATCGCCATATTACCGCTGCTTCCAGCTACGAAACCGCACAAAAACTGCCAGGCAGTTCCTGGCAATGCTACCCTGAGACAGCACATTTATTTCCTTGGGAAATTCCCCAGCAAGTCCTCACAGACATTGACGTTTGGTTCGATGTCTATCAAGGTGAATTGGTATCGTAA
- a CDS encoding response regulator codes for MSKATTEASNPELPEVNETSSVVLIVDDNPANLGVLSDFLDEAGFEVLVAQDGESAIAKVEYASPDIILLDIMMPGIDGFETCRRLKANTDTQDIPIVFMSALADTPDKVKGLSIGAVDYITKPFQQEEVLARVRLHLKLRFLTKQLAAQNELLEQRVQERTADLNKALDELKKAQVKLIQSEKMSSLGQLVAGVAHEINNPVNFIYGNLVHAKDYTDDIVEILQLYRDRYADNDPEIAEKIEDYDLDFLVTDLPKLLQSMQVGADRIRSIVLSLRNFSRMDEAELKYVNIHEGIDSTLMILHNRIKTKHDRPGVEIRKEYGELPQIECYAGQLNQVFMNLITNALDAVDERNKQLSPEEVKEYPGYVSIRSWSSEERDRIFVEVSDNGLGISEETRQKIFEPFYTTKPVGKGTGMGLAICYSIVVDKHSGQISCHSQPNQGSTFLVEVPVRQSHHDT; via the coding sequence ATGAGTAAAGCAACCACAGAAGCCAGCAATCCAGAGCTTCCGGAGGTGAACGAAACATCCAGTGTCGTTTTAATTGTAGACGACAATCCTGCCAATTTAGGCGTTCTTTCAGATTTTTTAGACGAAGCTGGATTTGAGGTGTTGGTGGCACAGGACGGGGAAAGTGCGATCGCGAAGGTGGAGTATGCCAGCCCCGATATCATTTTACTGGATATCATGATGCCGGGGATTGATGGCTTTGAAACCTGCCGCCGCCTGAAAGCCAATACCGATACTCAAGATATTCCGATTGTTTTTATGAGTGCCTTGGCGGATACGCCGGATAAAGTAAAAGGGTTGTCCATCGGTGCTGTTGACTATATTACCAAACCTTTCCAACAAGAAGAAGTACTGGCGCGGGTAAGGCTACATTTAAAGCTGCGGTTTCTCACCAAACAACTGGCGGCACAAAACGAACTCTTAGAACAACGGGTGCAAGAACGCACGGCAGACTTAAACAAAGCCTTAGACGAGTTAAAAAAAGCGCAAGTTAAACTTATCCAAAGCGAGAAAATGTCCAGTTTGGGACAGCTGGTGGCGGGGGTGGCCCACGAAATTAACAATCCGGTTAATTTTATTTATGGCAATTTGGTCCACGCGAAAGATTATACGGACGATATTGTGGAAATTTTACAGCTGTATCGCGATCGCTACGCCGATAACGACCCGGAAATTGCCGAAAAAATCGAAGATTACGACCTGGATTTTCTGGTAACCGACTTACCCAAACTTTTACAATCCATGCAAGTGGGTGCCGATCGCATTCGTTCCATTGTTTTGAGTTTGCGGAATTTCTCCCGCATGGACGAAGCGGAACTAAAATATGTAAACATTCACGAAGGCATCGACAGTACGTTAATGATTCTACACAACCGCATCAAAACCAAACACGACCGACCGGGGGTGGAAATTCGCAAGGAATACGGGGAACTTCCCCAAATAGAATGCTACGCCGGTCAGCTCAATCAAGTTTTTATGAACCTGATAACCAACGCTTTGGATGCGGTGGACGAACGTAACAAACAGCTTTCCCCAGAGGAAGTGAAAGAATATCCCGGTTACGTGAGCATTCGTAGCTGGAGTTCCGAAGAACGCGATCGCATTTTTGTGGAAGTTTCTGACAACGGTCTGGGAATTTCTGAAGAAACCCGCCAAAAAATCTTTGAACCCTTCTACACCACCAAACCAGTAGGGAAAGGAACTGGCATGGGACTAGCAATTTGCTATTCCATTGTCGTAGATAAACACAGCGGTCAGATTAGCTGCCACTCCCAACCAAACCAAGGGTCTACCTTCTTGGTGGAAGTTCCGGTGCGCCAATCCCATCACGACACTTAA